The genomic region CCTCCCCCTCCGTTCGTGCTCCTCTTCCCAATTTCATTAAAGATTTCATGAAATGTTAACCCTGGCCCCATTACTTGAGCCCTTCCTTTCTAGAGACAAATTTGGGGAAgggcactcaggaggcttagcAAGTCTGAGGCACATTGGGAAGCAGGGGGACAGGGTTCTGTGACTTTGGGTAGGTGCATTGAGCACTCTGGGCTTCTGGTTCCTTATCTGTATAGCGGGTGTTTTGGGGATTACGGAAGACACAGGCAGGTGAAGGACTGGTAGTAAACTGGTGATAAAGTGGTGGCAATAGGAGGCAGTGGGGATTCAGGACCTCCCATCAAGGTCTCCTAAGCTCAGGCACTTGGTGCTATTTGTCTACCATGTAGTCGCTCCTCAGTGCACGACCTTTGTCCCCCAGTGAGTTGGATTCTCTCAGCGGTCCTGGGAGGCTGGAGTGACCTACTGTACTCTCCTGAGAAGGGAACCAAGGCAGAGCAGCCAAGGGCCACATGAGTCAGCCCACATGGGCTTTTGTCAGTCCCCACTTACCCAGCATACAGCCCAGCAAGGGGTGACAGGGCCCATGGTCACCAGGACAGGTAGGCTGTATATGCTCCAAGACCCCAGGCAGaggggagcctgaggcaggaagggaagagagcATCCGATTCATGTCTAGGCATGTGGGGGTGCCCTCTTAGAGCAGAACCCTGGAGTCCTCCCTGCATTCTGACCTGGTTATGTCCTACTTTGTGACCTTTGTCTCTCCAAACCTCAGCGTCCCACCTATAAAATCAGGATGACAACCTTCCCACCAGGTTCCTGGGGAAAAGTTAAAGAGGTGGTGAGTGTCATCTGCCCCCTGCATAGTGCTGGTTGTAAAGCACTGCATGCCTAAGTTACCCCAGGTGCACACATGGGTAAACTGAGACCTCAGCAGGAATAACAACCCACTAAGGTTTGGGGATGACCTCTGTGTTGTGGTGGGGGACACACCCAACACCAGGCACACACAAGTGGTGACTATAGCCAGAACTGCTTTATTGGTCGAAGTGAAGAGCCTGGGCTCAGGCCTCGCCAGGGACCTAGAACTCCATGTCCTCCACAAGGTCCTGTAGGTAGGCTTTATACTGGTCAGAAGTGAGGGAGAGAGGCTGGCTGTTGGAAATGTGCAGATCCACAGTGTTCTCCAGCGAGGAGGCACCCCCTGAACGAGCCATGTCTAACAGGGCCTTAAGGCATGTGGGAACAACCTGTGGGTGGCAGGGAGGAAGACAGGGAAAACACCTTACTACTCTCTTCCCTGGGGTGTGGACTGCAGTTCCCATCAGGCCCCAACTTAGCCCAGAATGAACCACCAGGGCTGCGGGGAACTGTAGTTTTTCCCTACATTCGTAAACATGGGAGGCCACAGTCCCCATGCTAGGGCTAAGCAGCTATGGTCAGGATTCCTGGAGCCTCAGTGCTCACAACAGCTGCTAGAGCACTGCTGGCTTCCACAGGGTCTAGAGAGCTCAAAACAGGCTCTGGGGTAAGTTCATGTTGAAGGACACCCGAAAGTTCCTGGGGATCAGGAGCTAGTGCTTAGACCTGTGGCCAGTTTAGTTTCTCAGAGGGGCTTCTGGGAGTTGTAGTTCCTGGGGCTATAATGTCCCTTTATAAGACCATCCCTCCCAGCCCCAGAAGCCCAGGACCACAGGCACCTTGACCATCACAAGCCTCTTGACCCACGGCTGGTCTCGGGGCCATGCTTCCCCAACACAGAACCAGAGGGTGTAGCGTGGTGAGCGTCCACTTCCTTCCATGAAGCTAATGAGATCTGGGGGCCCAGAAACCCAgtcaggaaagggaagaagaccttctgcccaccccaacCCTAGTAGTAACCCCATGACCTCCCCTGACTAATGTCCTTTGCCACAACCAAGGGCTGCCAGTCTAGGGAAAGCCCCTGCAGCTCTGGCACAGACTTAAGTGTTCTGCCCTCCCACCAGGATAGGGCTGGAGGACTGCCCCTCCCCGACCCCACCGGGGCCCAGAGGACCCCAAGGGAGCTGAGTGGAGAAAGTGGTAGGCCTTTAGAGCTCTTGAACCTGTAAGGCCGTGCTATTCAATATGTAGCCAGCAGCCACATGAGGCTATCTAAATTGTAACTATTGAGCTGGGCAGTGACCAGTCTGTAATCCAGTACTCAGaaaagtgaggcaggaggatctcaagtttgaggatagcctgggctacaaagcaagactccatctccaaacaaacaaacaaaaaaaaccatcaccaacaacaaaaacatacatactaaaaaaaaaagtccccaaaATTGTAGTTAACTAAAAtggcataaaaattttaaattcctcagTTGCACTTGGCTTATTTGGGTGCTCAATAATCACTTGGGGCAAGGGAACAAACAGCTGgtctcagccaggtgctggtggtcacacctgtaatcctagctactcaggaggcagagatcaggaggatcaggtttcaaagccagccccagaaaatagttctcaagactttacccaatacaaaaaaagggctggtggagtgattcaagtggtagagtgcctgcctagtaagcatgaggccctgagttcaaaccccagaaccaccaaaaaaaaaaaaaaaaaaaaaagctggtctCCATCACTACAGAAAGTTCTAGTAGGCAGTGAAGGCCTAAGGGATTGATCTTCCTAGTTAATTTTTCTGTCTGGGTTTTTTTCCATCTATGGAaggaacctagggccttgagtatgctaagcaagcactcttagCTGAGTTCCACCCCCAGCTCTTCCACTGTTTATGTATCCACTGTCACTGATGAGAATAGCAATAGCCACTAGTTCCCTGAGTCTCTTCTGTGTATTGGGCCTTTTGCTGCAGAGCAGGTAGCCAGTCAGTGGCCTCAACAAGCAGGCCCTACACTACCTGATCCCAGGGCCCTTAATCACCTTGACCTTTTGCTTCCCACACGGAGCATTCACCTGCCACAAAAGGTCCCAGGTTGAACACACTTCCGTCCTTGTCCTTGGGGACTTCACCATCATGCCCGTGTCCGCTGTCAGGGAGCAGCTCCTCACCCACGGCCCAGTATGCATGGGAGTGTCCCAGGCGCCGGGTCCAGAGACACTGCCCTGCCCGCCACAGAGCCAGTCCCCCGCCCTTCAGGCCATTCAGCACATGTCTCACGTAGCCCTTCACTCCCTTGTCTGTCAGGGACATCCCAGGGTCTG from Castor canadensis chromosome 16, mCasCan1.hap1v2, whole genome shotgun sequence harbors:
- the Irf3 gene encoding interferon regulatory factor 3 isoform X3 → MALAPLPVEGPSGLAVAPEHYSQLLLSPDSDNSLPHPNLAPPDNPLRLLLEPEEQWEFEVTAFYRGRQVFQQTVFCPGGLRLVGPEAGDQTLPGQPITLPDPGMSLTDKGVKGYVRHVLNGLKGGGLALWRAGQCLWTRRLGHSHAYWAVGEELLPDSGHGHDGEVPKDKDGSVFNLGPFVADLISFMEGSGRSPRYTLWFCVGEAWPRDQPWVKRLVMVKVVPTCLKALLDMARSGGASSLENTVDLHISNSQPLSLTSDQYKAYLQDLVEDMEF
- the Irf3 gene encoding interferon regulatory factor 3 isoform X2; translation: MADVAAGPGASGRRSLAGCKPHALPHPLEARPATGCAARRFRHLPGAGDFAQLDTSPETNGAGSTPDTPEDLLDLLGDMALAPLPVEGPSGLAVAPEHYSQLLLSPDSDNSLPHPNLAPPDNPLRLLLEPEEQWEFEVTAFYRGRQVFQQTVFCPGGLRLVGPEAGDQTLPGQPITLPDPGMSLTDKGVKGYVRHVLNGLKGGGLALWRAGQCLWTRRLGHSHAYWAVGEELLPDSGHGHDGEVPKDKDGSVFNLGPFVADLISFMEGSGRSPRYTLWFCVGEAWPRDQPWVKRLVMVKVVPTCLKALLDMARSGGASSLENTVDLHISNSQPLSLTSDQYKAYLQDLVEDMEF